The following is a genomic window from uncultured Draconibacterium sp..
AAAACCCATATTGGATTATCAATCGCGACAAATTTGATAACAACAAGAACCGTTTCTTAATCAGTGGAGGTTTAAGTTATCACATTGTAGATGGAATTACATTGAGTGCACGTGCCAAAATGGATTACACTTCGGCAACATACGAAAAGAAATATGCAGCTTCTACCGATGCTATTTTTGCCGGGAAATACGGTGCTTATTATAAAGATGATGAATCAACCCGTCAGATTTATGGCGACATGATATTGAATATCGATAAATATTTTGGCGATTATTCATTAACTGCCAATTTTGGTACGAGTATAAAAGATGTTGATTACAGCCTTTCTGGCGTTGGTGGCGATCTAAACTCAGTAGCCAACAGTTTTACACTTTTAAACTTAAATCAAGATAATGCAGAGTTTAATCAAGATAATTATCACGACCAAACACAATCAATTTTTGCAACAGCGCAAATTGGTTGGAAAAGCAAATTGTATTTGGATTTAACAGGACGTACAGACTGGTCGTCGGCTTTGGCATGGACTGAAAAAACAAGCCTAACCTATGGTTCAGTAGGACTTTCTGCTATTTTAACCGATTTGTTGCCAATAAAAAACAACGTACTCTCTTTCTTAAAAGTGCGTGGTTCGTATAGTGAAGTTGGTAATGCTCCTACCCGTTATATTGCTTACCAAACATTCCCTTACGAATCGGGAATGCCAACAACAACCACTACTTATCCAAATAACGACATCTTACCTGAGCGTACCAAAGCATGGGAATTAGGGTTGCAATCAAATCTTTGGAAAGATAAAGTAGAAATGAACGTTTCATTGTACAAAACATCTACATATAACCAATTATTTAATCCAGTACTGTCTGAATCATCAGGTTATCGCTCTATTTATATCAACGGTGGTCAGGTAGATAATAAAGGTATTGAAGTAAGCTTATCGATAAACCAACCACTTGGACAGGTAGAATGGAAATCGTCGTTTACATACAGTATAAACCGCAACAAAGTTGTGAAGTTATTGAAACCAACAGAGTTATCATCTGGTCTTACTGTTGAACAAGACATTTTGGATGTTGCCAGTATAGGTAATGTTAAATCACGTATAAAAGAAGGTGGCTCAATTGGCGACCTTTATGTTACAGTACTAAAAACCGATGAACACGGATTTATCGACGTCGACTACGTAAACAATACCGTGGCTATTGACGACAAAGCCGGGGAATTAGGCGACGGTTGGGTATATGCAGGAAATTCTCAACCTAAATACACTATGGGATGGCGCAACTCATTCAGTTACAAAGGCGTATCTCTTGGATTCTTGGTAAATGCAAGAATTGGAGGAATTGGTGTTTCAATGACACAAGGTATAATGGACGCTTACGGAACATCAAAAACATCTGCAGATGCTCGCGACAACGGAGGTATAATGATAAATGGACACTTAGTTCCTGCTGCACAAAAATATTATCAAAAAGTAGGTACAGGAGCAAGTTCTATGTATGTGTACAGCGCAACAAATGTTCGTTTGGCAGAATTTTCGTTGGGTTATGATTTGCCTATTACAAAATGGGTTTCTTTCATTCAGGGAATGAACGTTGCTTTCACCGGACGTAACCTATTTATGTTCTATTGCAAAGCACCTTATGATCCTGAATTAACGCCAAGTACCGGTACTCACTTCAATGGAATGGACTATTTTATGTTACCAAGCTTGCGTAACCTTGGTTTCTCTGTAAAACTTAACTTCTAAGAACAATTAAGATGAAACAGATTTTTAAATATACAAAGATTATAAGCGGTGTACTTCTTCTGGGAAACTTGTTGTTTTCTTCTTGTACCGATAAATTTGAAGGCTGGAATATCAATCCCAATGAAGTAACTCCCGAACAGATGACTCAGGACAACCTTAATACCGGGGCATATTTTACCCAAATGGAAAAAGGGGTGTTTATTGTTGGTGAGAATTTGGGTGGTGAATACCAGATTACAGAAATGCTCACTGGCGATATATTTGCCAGCTATATTGCCAACATCAATACATACAGTTACACAAGCGAACATAATAGCCATTACAGACTTTACGACGATTGGTACAACTTACCTTTTGCTGATGCTTATACAGATATTATGCAACCATGGAAATCGATAGCAGATGTAACTGACGAAAGTTCTCCGGCAAGAGCAATGGCTACTATTGTAAAAGTATTGGGCATGAGCCGTATTACCGATATGTACGGACCTATTCCTTACAGCAAATTCGGGACATCTACCGAAGTCCCTTACGATAGCCAAAAAGATGTTTATTATAAATTCTTCGAAGAATTAGGGAACGCAATTGATGCATTAACTTCTTATGCGGATAATAACTCGGCTGCTTATATGACTGATTACGATTATATATACAGTGGAAATACTACTAAATGGATTAAATTCGCAAATACCCTTCGTTTGCGTTTGGCAATGCGTATCTCGTATGTTGATGAAACAAAAGCACAATCAGAAGCAGCATCTGCCATTAACCACAGTTACGGGTTAATGACTTCCACCAGCGATGCAGCAATTTTACATCAAACATCTTCATTTACTTTTATCAACCCTATTTGGGAAGTAAGTGAAAGTTTTCAGGATATGCGAATGGGCGCAACCATGGATTGCTATCTAAATGGTTATAACGATCCACGCATTTCTTCTTATTTCCGCACAACAACTTCCGATGGAGCATACCACGGAGTACGTAACGGGATGTCTAACTTAAGTAAAGATAGTTATGTTGCTGCTACTTCTGGCATAAATATTAGCTCGGGCGACGATATGCAATGGATGACAGCCTCCGAAGCCTATTTCCTTTTGGCAGAAGCATCGTTGCGTTTTGGCCTTGGCTCTAGTACAGCTCAAGAATATTACGAGCAAGGTATTCGCAGTTCATTCTCACAGTGGGGCGCCCCGGGTGCTGATGCATATATTGCTAATAGCACAAGCCTACCTTTAGATTCCTATCAAGATCCAGTGTCTTCCTATGGCGGTGGTTCTACTTCTGCCAGCGACCTTTCTCAATTGTCTCCTGCTTGGAATAACGCTGCGGGCTCTGAAGAAAAATTAGAGCGTATAATGGTACAAAAATGGATTGCTCTTTTTCCTAACGGGCAAGAAGCATGGAGCGAAATGCGCAGAACCGGGTATCCTGGTTTTATTAAAATATACACTTACAGCGGAGTAACCGAAGTTGCCAATGGAAAACTAATCAGTCGACTAAAATTTCCGACAACGGAATATTCGAACAATACAGAGAATGTAAATGCAGCTGTATCTCTTTTAAGTGGTAGCGATATCGCCGGAACAAGACTTTGGTGGGATGTAAAGAGATAAATGGCTAATTATAAACTTTTAAAATGAATCTGATTATGAAAAAAATCAAATATATATTGGTACTTGTAATGGGTTTGTTGATATATTCGTGCGATACCGATATAGAAACAACGGACATACAAAACCCATACACCTACAGTGACTTATATTATCAGAACTTGCGCGACTTTAAAGCCAGTGATCACTCTATTTCGTTTGGTTGGTTTGCTCAATATGGCGGTCAAAATTCGTTAGGAGTGCGTTTTATGGGACTCCCCGACAGTCTCGATATTTGTTCGATGTGGGGAGGTATTCCGGCGAAAGAGAATACTGAAATATGGGACGAAATCCGCTTTGTTCAAAAAGTAAAAGGAACAAAAATGTTTTGCGTAGCCATTACCCGTATTGATGCCGAAACCGACGAAAAAGATTTCAAAATAGCATATAACGAAGCAAAAGCAATGGAAGCAGGGGCAGAACAAGATTCTGCAATTAATCGCTCTATTGAGATGTATGCAGAATACTTCTTGGATCAAGTATTCGAAAACGATTTGGATGGTTTTGATGCTGATTACGAACCGGAAGGGGATTTTTTGGCCGGAGGTCACTTTATCTATTTTATGAATTATTTGGCAAAATACATGGGACCTAATCCCAACATTACAAAAGAAGAACGTTTAGCTCTTATTCAGGAACGTTATGGGAAAGATGTAACCGACACCGACAAGATGCTATGTGTCGATTCTCCGGGAGACCCATCGCAAAGCTTAACTGAAATATGCAACTATTATTTTAAACAAGCTTATGGAGGTGGAACTACAACCGGATGGCCCATCGAAAAAACAGTCTTTTGTTGTAACA
Proteins encoded in this region:
- a CDS encoding SusC/RagA family TonB-linked outer membrane protein → MERTSLKSILNEIEEKTDFNFLYKNNEIEELTNLSIDEEQATISDILDHLLINKGLEYELFDKYILIKKKGNDTKLPNNGKQETAVSGRVTDTSGFPLPGVAVIVKGTTIGTTTDTNGKFTLDIPASEKGGIISFTFIGMEAQEFPIESQTTFEVVMKDATIGVDEVVVTALGIKKRAKTLTYNVQEIKTKEIVGVKDANFMNSLAGKVAGVNINASSSGIGGGVKVVMRGAKSISGNNNALYVIDGIPMPSLQTTQPSDYYTGMGQSGDGASMLNPEDIESMSVLSGAAASALYGSEAANGVIMITTKKGSEDRMNVSYSNSTSFFSPFVTPEFQNTYGASTGSLQSWGAKMAQPSNYDPMDFFQTGWNETNSLTISNGTEKNQTFLSLATTNAEGIIENNTLDRYNFSIRNTTDMLNGKLHMDLSANYMNTQEQNMISQGQYFNPIVATYLMSPSYSLDTYQLFEMYDESRGFKTQYWPWGNMGIGMQNPYWIINRDKFDNNKNRFLISGGLSYHIVDGITLSARAKMDYTSATYEKKYAASTDAIFAGKYGAYYKDDESTRQIYGDMILNIDKYFGDYSLTANFGTSIKDVDYSLSGVGGDLNSVANSFTLLNLNQDNAEFNQDNYHDQTQSIFATAQIGWKSKLYLDLTGRTDWSSALAWTEKTSLTYGSVGLSAILTDLLPIKNNVLSFLKVRGSYSEVGNAPTRYIAYQTFPYESGMPTTTTTYPNNDILPERTKAWELGLQSNLWKDKVEMNVSLYKTSTYNQLFNPVLSESSGYRSIYINGGQVDNKGIEVSLSINQPLGQVEWKSSFTYSINRNKVVKLLKPTELSSGLTVEQDILDVASIGNVKSRIKEGGSIGDLYVTVLKTDEHGFIDVDYVNNTVAIDDKAGELGDGWVYAGNSQPKYTMGWRNSFSYKGVSLGFLVNARIGGIGVSMTQGIMDAYGTSKTSADARDNGGIMINGHLVPAAQKYYQKVGTGASSMYVYSATNVRLAEFSLGYDLPITKWVSFIQGMNVAFTGRNLFMFYCKAPYDPELTPSTGTHFNGMDYFMLPSLRNLGFSVKLNF
- a CDS encoding SusD/RagB family nutrient-binding outer membrane lipoprotein — translated: MKQIFKYTKIISGVLLLGNLLFSSCTDKFEGWNINPNEVTPEQMTQDNLNTGAYFTQMEKGVFIVGENLGGEYQITEMLTGDIFASYIANINTYSYTSEHNSHYRLYDDWYNLPFADAYTDIMQPWKSIADVTDESSPARAMATIVKVLGMSRITDMYGPIPYSKFGTSTEVPYDSQKDVYYKFFEELGNAIDALTSYADNNSAAYMTDYDYIYSGNTTKWIKFANTLRLRLAMRISYVDETKAQSEAASAINHSYGLMTSTSDAAILHQTSSFTFINPIWEVSESFQDMRMGATMDCYLNGYNDPRISSYFRTTTSDGAYHGVRNGMSNLSKDSYVAATSGINISSGDDMQWMTASEAYFLLAEASLRFGLGSSTAQEYYEQGIRSSFSQWGAPGADAYIANSTSLPLDSYQDPVSSYGGGSTSASDLSQLSPAWNNAAGSEEKLERIMVQKWIALFPNGQEAWSEMRRTGYPGFIKIYTYSGVTEVANGKLISRLKFPTTEYSNNTENVNAAVSLLSGSDIAGTRLWWDVKR
- a CDS encoding glycoside hydrolase family 18, with the translated sequence MKKIKYILVLVMGLLIYSCDTDIETTDIQNPYTYSDLYYQNLRDFKASDHSISFGWFAQYGGQNSLGVRFMGLPDSLDICSMWGGIPAKENTEIWDEIRFVQKVKGTKMFCVAITRIDAETDEKDFKIAYNEAKAMEAGAEQDSAINRSIEMYAEYFLDQVFENDLDGFDADYEPEGDFLAGGHFIYFMNYLAKYMGPNPNITKEERLALIQERYGKDVTDTDKMLCVDSPGDPSQSLTEICNYYFKQAYGGGTTTGWPIEKTVFCCNMGDNWQGTMSAMYDQARYQPSTGRKGGFGAFFIHRDYNVHENNRTPYGRFRECIQIQNPAVH